The following are from one region of the Melaminivora suipulveris genome:
- a CDS encoding ABC transporter ATP-binding protein yields the protein MTQKKVGDVILDVKNISLRFGGVKALTDISFDVREHEIRSIIGPNGAGKSSMLNCINGVYTPSEGSITFRGKTFSHMNSRQVAEMGVARTFQNLALFKGMSVIDNIMTGRNLKIKSNLLLQALRIGPAEREEIRHREFVEHIIDFLEIQAHRKTPVGQLPYGLQKRVDLGRALAMEPQVLLLDEPMAGMNVEEKQDMSRFILDVNDEFGTTIVLIEHDMGVVMDISDRVVVLDYGKKIGDGAPDDVRANEDVIRAYLGAGH from the coding sequence ATGACCCAGAAAAAAGTCGGCGACGTCATCCTGGACGTCAAGAACATCAGCCTGCGCTTTGGCGGCGTGAAGGCGCTCACGGACATCTCGTTCGACGTGCGCGAACACGAGATCCGCTCGATCATCGGCCCCAACGGCGCGGGCAAGAGCTCGATGCTCAACTGCATCAACGGCGTGTACACCCCGTCCGAGGGCTCGATCACCTTCCGCGGCAAGACCTTCTCGCACATGAACAGCCGCCAGGTGGCCGAGATGGGCGTGGCGCGCACCTTCCAGAACCTGGCGCTGTTCAAGGGCATGAGCGTGATCGACAACATCATGACCGGGCGCAACCTGAAGATCAAAAGCAACCTGCTGCTGCAGGCGCTGCGCATCGGCCCGGCCGAGCGCGAGGAGATCCGCCACCGCGAGTTCGTCGAGCACATCATCGACTTCCTGGAGATCCAGGCGCACCGCAAGACACCCGTGGGCCAGCTCCCCTACGGCCTGCAAAAGCGCGTGGACCTGGGCCGCGCCCTGGCCATGGAGCCGCAGGTGCTGCTGCTCGATGAGCCCATGGCCGGCATGAACGTCGAGGAAAAGCAGGACATGAGCCGCTTCATCCTGGACGTGAACGACGAATTCGGCACCACCATCGTGCTGATCGAGCACGACATGGGCGTGGTGATGGACATCTCCGACCGCGTCGTGGTGCTGGACTACGGCAAGAAGATCGGCGACGGCGCGCCCGACGATGTGCGCGCCAACGAGGACGTGATCCGCGCCTACCTGGGCGCCGGGCACTGA
- a CDS encoding branched-chain amino acid ABC transporter permease encodes MFYRENGQFKTSYRADQQIFPVAQDRIAVLVLVAAAFILVPLFASDYLYRAILIPLVIMSMAALGVNILVGYCGQISLGSGAFMAVGAYGAFNFFVRFPGLPLIPALILGGLCATFFGILFGLPSLRVKGLYLAVATLAAQFFSDWMFLRIKWFTNNSDSGSVSVSHLQVLGMPLESAFSKYMFCLALLAVIALLAKNLVRGAIGREWMAIRDMDVAAAVIGIRPMYAKLSAFAVSSFIIGVAGALWAFVHLSAWEPAAFSVEVSLRLLFMVIIGGLGSIMGSFFGAAFIVLLPILLNQVLPPLFSLFGLDISTAGLSHTELMIFGALIVWFLIVEPHGLAKLWSTGKQKMRVWPFPH; translated from the coding sequence ATGTTTTATCGTGAAAACGGCCAGTTCAAGACCAGCTACCGCGCCGACCAGCAGATCTTCCCTGTGGCGCAGGACCGCATCGCCGTGCTGGTGCTCGTCGCCGCCGCCTTCATCCTGGTGCCGCTGTTTGCCAGCGACTACCTGTACCGCGCCATCCTGATCCCGCTGGTCATCATGTCCATGGCCGCGCTGGGCGTGAACATCCTGGTGGGCTACTGCGGGCAGATCTCGCTGGGCTCGGGCGCCTTCATGGCCGTGGGGGCCTACGGCGCGTTCAACTTCTTCGTGCGCTTTCCGGGTCTGCCGCTCATCCCGGCGCTGATCCTGGGCGGGCTGTGCGCAACGTTCTTCGGCATCCTGTTCGGGCTGCCCAGCCTGCGCGTCAAGGGCCTGTACCTGGCGGTGGCGACTCTGGCCGCGCAGTTCTTCTCGGACTGGATGTTCCTGCGCATCAAGTGGTTCACCAACAACTCGGACTCGGGCTCGGTCTCGGTCAGCCACCTGCAGGTGCTGGGCATGCCGCTGGAGAGCGCATTTTCCAAATACATGTTCTGTCTGGCGCTGCTGGCGGTGATCGCCCTGCTGGCCAAGAACCTGGTGCGCGGCGCCATCGGGCGCGAGTGGATGGCGATCCGCGACATGGATGTGGCCGCCGCCGTGATCGGCATCCGCCCGATGTACGCCAAGCTGTCGGCCTTCGCCGTGAGCTCCTTCATCATCGGCGTGGCCGGCGCGCTGTGGGCCTTCGTGCATCTGAGTGCCTGGGAGCCGGCGGCGTTCTCGGTCGAGGTGTCGCTGCGCCTCCTGTTCATGGTCATCATCGGCGGGCTGGGCTCCATCATGGGCAGCTTCTTCGGCGCGGCCTTCATCGTGTTGCTGCCCATCTTGCTCAACCAGGTGCTGCCGCCGCTGTTTTCGCTGTTCGGGCTGGACATCTCCACCGCCGGCCTGTCGCACACCGAACTGATGATCTTCGGCGCGCTGATCGTCTGGTTCCTGATCGTCGAGCCGCACGGCCTGGCCAAGCTGTGGTCCACCGGCAAGCAGAAGATGCGCGTATGGCCCTTCCCGCACTGA
- a CDS encoding phenylacetate--CoA ligase family protein — protein sequence MTSFYDALETRSSAEREAAFMAALPQQVAHAQQASSAFAEILAGVDAQAVTSREALAHLPVTRKTQLAERQQAERERDVFGGFASIGFGAAMPRVFSSPGPLYEPEGQRRDYWRMARALYAAGFRAGELVHNCFSYHFVPAGSMMESGAHALGCTVFPGGTGQTEQQVQAMADLKPAAYAGTPSFLKIIVERAQEMGVALPSLKKAMLSAEALPPSLRDWFGERGIAAYQSYGTADLGLIAYETSAREGLVLDEGVIVEIVRPGTGDPVPEGEVGELVVTTLNPDYPLIRFGTGDLSAVLPGQCPTGRTNTRIKGWMGRADQTTKVRGMFVHPGQIAAVTRRFPQVQRARLVVSGEMANDQMVLHVETTETAAGFAQQVQEALREVTKLRGEVQMVAPGSLPNDGKVIEDARSYK from the coding sequence ATGACGTCCTTCTACGACGCGCTGGAGACGCGCAGCAGCGCGGAGCGCGAAGCCGCTTTCATGGCCGCCCTGCCGCAACAGGTGGCCCACGCGCAGCAGGCGTCCAGCGCCTTTGCCGAGATCCTGGCGGGTGTGGACGCTCAGGCCGTGACCAGCCGCGAGGCCCTGGCGCACCTGCCTGTCACGCGCAAGACGCAACTGGCCGAGCGCCAGCAGGCCGAGCGCGAGCGCGACGTCTTCGGCGGCTTTGCCAGCATCGGCTTCGGCGCTGCCATGCCGCGCGTGTTCTCCAGCCCCGGCCCGCTGTACGAGCCCGAAGGCCAGCGGCGCGACTACTGGCGCATGGCGCGCGCGCTGTACGCCGCAGGCTTTCGCGCTGGCGAGCTGGTGCACAACTGCTTTTCCTACCACTTCGTGCCCGCCGGCTCGATGATGGAATCCGGCGCGCACGCGCTGGGCTGCACGGTGTTTCCAGGCGGCACGGGGCAGACCGAGCAGCAGGTACAGGCCATGGCCGATCTGAAGCCCGCTGCCTACGCCGGCACGCCGAGCTTTCTGAAAATCATCGTCGAGAGGGCGCAGGAGATGGGCGTGGCCCTGCCCAGCCTGAAGAAGGCCATGCTCTCGGCCGAGGCGCTGCCGCCGTCGCTGCGCGATTGGTTCGGCGAGCGCGGCATTGCCGCCTACCAAAGCTACGGCACGGCCGACCTGGGCTTGATCGCCTACGAAACCAGTGCGCGCGAGGGTCTGGTGCTGGATGAAGGCGTGATCGTCGAGATCGTGCGCCCCGGCACTGGCGATCCGGTGCCCGAAGGCGAGGTGGGCGAGCTGGTGGTGACCACGCTGAACCCCGACTACCCGCTGATTCGCTTCGGCACGGGCGACCTGTCCGCAGTGTTGCCCGGCCAATGCCCCACCGGGCGCACCAACACGCGCATCAAGGGCTGGATGGGCCGCGCCGACCAGACGACCAAGGTGCGCGGCATGTTCGTGCATCCGGGACAGATCGCCGCCGTGACCCGGCGCTTTCCGCAGGTGCAGCGCGCGCGCCTGGTGGTCAGCGGCGAAATGGCCAACGACCAGATGGTGCTGCACGTGGAGACCACCGAGACCGCCGCCGGCTTCGCCCAGCAGGTGCAGGAAGCCCTGCGCGAAGTGACCAAGCTGCGTGGCGAGGTGCAGATGGTGGCGCCGGGCTCGCTGCCCAACGACGGCAAGGTCATCGAGGACGCGCGCAGCTACAAGTGA
- a CDS encoding Crp/Fnr family transcriptional regulator gives MTQDASLHQRRRPPTADELGGIPWLDRLLPSERERAVASIVVGDARAGDYVCRVGRPVTYWFGVVEGLLKMSADNADGLTMTFTGVPPGGWFGEGTAVKREPYRYNIQALRTSVVAGLPMETFHWLLDHSIGFNRFIMNQLNERLAQFISAREIDRMNRPDLRVARSLAALFNPVLYPGVGDVLRITQQEMAYLVGLSRQRVNEALAFLEARGVIRVEYGGLRVLDLAALRSGRFDEPAQPPARGHARGIRGHAAATG, from the coding sequence ATGACGCAAGACGCCTCCCTGCACCAGCGCCGACGCCCGCCCACGGCGGACGAACTTGGCGGCATTCCCTGGCTGGACCGCCTGCTGCCCAGCGAGCGCGAGCGCGCCGTGGCGTCCATCGTCGTGGGCGACGCGCGCGCCGGCGACTACGTCTGCCGCGTAGGGCGGCCGGTGACCTACTGGTTCGGCGTGGTCGAAGGCCTGCTGAAGATGAGCGCGGACAACGCCGACGGCCTGACCATGACGTTCACCGGTGTGCCGCCCGGCGGCTGGTTCGGCGAGGGCACGGCCGTCAAGCGCGAGCCCTACCGCTACAACATCCAGGCGCTCAGGACAAGCGTGGTCGCCGGCCTGCCCATGGAGACCTTCCACTGGCTGCTGGACCACTCCATCGGCTTCAACCGCTTCATCATGAACCAGCTCAACGAGCGGCTGGCCCAGTTCATCTCCGCGCGCGAGATCGACCGCATGAACCGCCCCGACCTGCGCGTGGCGCGCAGCCTGGCGGCGCTGTTCAACCCGGTGCTGTACCCCGGCGTGGGCGACGTGCTGCGCATCACGCAGCAGGAGATGGCCTACCTGGTGGGCCTGTCGCGCCAGCGCGTGAACGAGGCGCTGGCCTTTCTGGAAGCCCGCGGCGTGATCCGCGTGGAATACGGCGGCCTGCGCGTGCTGGACCTGGCGGCGCTGCGCAGCGGCCGGTTCGACGAGCCAGCGCAGCCGCCCGCGCGCGGACATGCGCGCGGCATCCGCGGGCACGCAGCCGCCACGGGCTGA
- a CDS encoding ABC transporter substrate-binding protein: protein MKLTKLALAAAVLAAAGASVSTSALAQANEQFFPLLSYRTGPYAPNGTPWANGKQDYLKLINARDGGVNGVKLTFEECETGYATDRGVECYERLKSRPGVALFDPQATGITFALTEKAPVDKIPLMTLGYGLSVAQDGMAFKWNFPYMGSYWTGADILIQHIGKEAGGLDKLKGKKIALVYHDSPFGKEPIPLLQERARMHGFELQLLPVTAPGVEQKATWLQVRKDRPDYVLLWGWGVMNSTALKEAQATGYPREKMYGVWWAGAEPDVRDVGDGAKGYHALALNGYGTQSKVIQDILKHVHDKGQGTGAKDEVGSVLYTRGVIIQMLGVEAVRRAQERFGKGKVMTGEQVRWGMENLALDQKKLDALGFKDVMRPLSTSCSDHMGSTWARVHTWDGKKWNFSSDWYQADEQIIKPMVKAGADKYLSDKKMQRRETGDCQS, encoded by the coding sequence ATGAAGCTGACAAAACTCGCCCTGGCCGCTGCCGTGCTGGCCGCCGCCGGCGCATCCGTATCCACCAGCGCGCTCGCACAGGCGAACGAGCAGTTCTTCCCGCTGCTGTCCTACCGCACCGGCCCCTACGCGCCCAACGGAACGCCCTGGGCCAACGGCAAGCAGGACTATCTGAAACTCATCAACGCGCGCGACGGCGGCGTCAACGGCGTCAAGCTGACGTTCGAGGAGTGCGAAACCGGCTACGCCACCGACCGCGGCGTGGAGTGCTATGAGCGCCTGAAGAGCCGCCCCGGCGTGGCCCTGTTCGATCCGCAGGCCACCGGCATCACCTTCGCGCTGACCGAAAAGGCCCCCGTCGACAAGATCCCCCTGATGACGCTGGGCTATGGCCTGTCGGTGGCGCAGGACGGCATGGCCTTCAAGTGGAACTTCCCGTACATGGGCAGCTACTGGACCGGCGCCGACATCCTGATCCAGCACATCGGCAAGGAAGCCGGCGGCCTGGACAAGCTCAAGGGCAAGAAGATCGCCCTGGTCTACCACGACAGCCCGTTCGGCAAGGAGCCCATCCCGCTCTTGCAGGAGCGCGCCAGGATGCATGGCTTCGAGCTGCAGTTGCTGCCCGTGACGGCGCCCGGCGTGGAGCAAAAGGCCACCTGGCTGCAGGTGCGCAAGGACCGTCCGGACTACGTGCTGCTGTGGGGCTGGGGTGTGATGAACTCCACGGCGCTGAAGGAAGCGCAGGCCACGGGCTATCCGCGCGAGAAGATGTATGGCGTGTGGTGGGCCGGCGCCGAGCCGGACGTGCGCGATGTGGGCGATGGCGCCAAGGGCTACCACGCGCTGGCGCTGAACGGCTATGGCACCCAATCCAAGGTCATCCAGGACATCCTGAAACACGTACACGACAAGGGCCAGGGCACGGGCGCCAAGGACGAAGTCGGCTCGGTGCTGTACACGCGCGGCGTCATCATCCAGATGCTGGGTGTGGAGGCCGTGCGACGCGCGCAGGAGCGCTTTGGCAAGGGCAAGGTCATGACCGGCGAGCAGGTGCGCTGGGGCATGGAAAACCTGGCACTGGACCAGAAGAAGCTGGACGCACTGGGCTTCAAGGACGTGATGCGCCCGCTGTCCACCAGTTGCAGCGACCACATGGGCTCGACCTGGGCGCGCGTGCACACCTGGGACGGCAAGAAGTGGAACTTCTCCTCCGACTGGTACCAGGCCGACGAGCAGATCATCAAGCCCATGGTCAAGGCCGGCGCCGACAAGTACCTGTCGGACAAGAAGATGCAACGCCGCGAGACTGGCGACTGCCAGTCTTGA
- a CDS encoding ABC transporter ATP-binding protein → MDTRNIVLNVNGIEVIYNHVILVLKGVSLQLPERGIVALLGGNGAGKTTTLRAISNLLKGERGEVTKGSIELRGERIENLSPADLVKRGVVQVMEGRHCFAHLTIEENLLTGAYTRTDKAEIAANLEKVYNYFPRLKTRRTSQAAYTSGGEQQMCAIGRALMCNPSIVLLDEPSMGLAPQIVEEVFNIVKDLNGKEGTTFLLAEQNTNMALKYADYGYIMESGRIVMDGPAQELASNEDVKEFYLGVGGGERKSFKDVKSYKRRKRWLA, encoded by the coding sequence ATGGACACCAGAAACATCGTCCTGAACGTCAACGGCATCGAGGTCATCTACAACCACGTGATCCTGGTGCTCAAGGGCGTGTCGCTGCAACTGCCCGAGCGCGGCATCGTCGCGCTGCTGGGCGGCAACGGCGCGGGCAAGACGACCACGCTGCGGGCGATCTCCAATTTGCTCAAGGGCGAGCGCGGCGAGGTCACCAAGGGCTCGATCGAGCTGCGCGGCGAGCGCATCGAGAACCTCTCGCCGGCCGACCTGGTCAAGCGCGGCGTGGTGCAGGTCATGGAAGGGCGCCACTGCTTCGCCCACTTGACCATCGAGGAGAACCTGCTCACCGGCGCCTACACCCGCACCGACAAGGCCGAGATCGCCGCCAACCTGGAGAAGGTCTACAACTACTTTCCCCGCCTGAAGACGCGCCGCACCAGCCAGGCGGCCTACACCTCGGGCGGCGAGCAGCAGATGTGCGCCATCGGCCGGGCCCTCATGTGCAACCCCTCCATCGTGCTGCTGGACGAGCCCTCCATGGGCCTGGCGCCGCAGATCGTCGAAGAGGTGTTCAACATCGTCAAGGACTTGAACGGCAAGGAGGGCACCACCTTCCTGCTGGCCGAACAGAACACCAACATGGCGCTGAAGTACGCCGACTACGGCTACATCATGGAAAGCGGCCGCATCGTCATGGACGGCCCGGCGCAGGAGCTGGCCAGCAACGAAGACGTCAAGGAGTTCTACCTGGGCGTGGGCGGCGGCGAGAGGAAGAGCTTCAAGGACGTCAAGAGCTACAAGCGCCGCAAACGCTGGCTGGCCTGA
- a CDS encoding class I SAM-dependent methyltransferase yields the protein MKNLLNSLEEHLALSPVGVAVELPDGARLGRADADVRLRLADRMAVVALAMGEIGNVGAAIVEGRVALEGSMRQLMTAAAALLRLDPARDVQMGWWQRVLARARSMAAHTLAGDAQNIEFHYDLSDDFYALWLDPRRVYSCAYYQGADMTLAQAQEAKLDHICKKLMLRPGERFLDVGAGWGGLLLWAAEHYGVDATGITLSHNQHAHVQRLIDERGLSGRVRMQLLDYRELQTPQPFDKIASVGMFEHVGRTQMGRYFGTVHRLLRPGGLLLNHGITAGGLDNDGLGAGMGDFIERYIFPGGELLHVSVALHEMAASGLEMVDTENLRPHYARTLWAWSDALEARQDEALAILVAQHGQERGERALRAYRLYLAGCALAFERGWIALHQILATRPSGRGDDGSLKGAQSDYPFDRSYMYEGACAAAD from the coding sequence ATGAAAAACTTGCTGAACTCGCTGGAAGAGCACCTGGCCCTGTCGCCGGTGGGCGTGGCGGTGGAGCTGCCCGATGGCGCCCGCCTGGGCCGCGCCGACGCCGACGTGCGCCTGCGCCTGGCCGACCGCATGGCCGTGGTGGCGCTGGCCATGGGCGAGATCGGCAACGTCGGCGCGGCCATCGTCGAGGGCCGCGTGGCGCTGGAGGGCAGCATGCGCCAGCTGATGACCGCGGCGGCGGCGCTGCTGCGGCTCGATCCGGCGCGCGACGTGCAGATGGGCTGGTGGCAGCGGGTGCTGGCGCGCGCGCGTTCCATGGCCGCGCACACGCTGGCCGGCGATGCGCAGAACATCGAATTCCACTACGACCTGTCCGACGACTTCTACGCCCTGTGGCTCGATCCGCGCCGCGTGTATTCCTGCGCCTATTACCAAGGCGCGGACATGACCCTGGCGCAGGCGCAGGAGGCCAAGCTGGACCACATCTGCAAAAAGCTCATGCTGCGCCCTGGCGAGCGCTTTCTGGACGTCGGCGCCGGCTGGGGCGGCCTGCTGCTGTGGGCCGCCGAGCACTACGGCGTCGACGCCACGGGCATCACCCTGTCGCACAACCAGCACGCCCATGTGCAGCGGCTGATCGACGAGCGCGGCCTGTCGGGCCGGGTGCGCATGCAACTGCTGGACTACCGCGAGCTGCAGACGCCGCAGCCCTTCGACAAGATCGCCTCGGTGGGCATGTTCGAACATGTCGGGCGCACGCAGATGGGGCGCTATTTCGGCACCGTGCACCGCCTGTTGCGCCCCGGCGGGTTGCTGCTGAACCACGGCATCACCGCCGGCGGCCTGGACAACGACGGCCTGGGCGCGGGCATGGGCGACTTCATCGAGCGCTATATCTTCCCCGGCGGCGAGTTGCTGCACGTGAGCGTGGCGCTGCACGAGATGGCCGCCAGCGGCCTGGAGATGGTGGACACGGAAAACCTGCGCCCGCACTACGCGCGCACCCTGTGGGCCTGGTCGGACGCGCTGGAGGCGCGCCAGGACGAGGCGCTGGCCATCCTGGTGGCCCAGCACGGCCAGGAGCGCGGCGAGCGCGCCCTGCGCGCCTACCGGCTGTACCTGGCCGGTTGCGCGCTGGCGTTTGAGCGTGGCTGGATCGCGCTGCACCAGATCCTGGCCACGCGCCCCAGCGGGCGCGGCGACGACGGCAGCCTGAAGGGCGCGCAAAGCGACTACCCCTTCGATCGCTCCTACATGTACGAGGGCGCTTGCGCTGCAGCCGATTGA
- a CDS encoding branched-chain amino acid ABC transporter permease has product MAFFLETFIGGLMAGMLYALVALGFVLIFKASGVFNFAQGAMVLFAALAMARFAEWFPKWTGIDNAIVANVVAFVIAGAIMFAVAWVVERLVLRHLVNQEGATLLMATLGITYFLEGLGQSLFGSDIYKIDVGMPKDPMFILESVLEGGVLVSKEDLIAALIAAVLVVLLSLFFQKTGTGRALRAVADDHQAAQSIGIPLNHIWVIVWCVAGVVALVAGVIWGSKLGVQFSLATVALRALPVVILGGLTSVPGAIIGGLIIGVGEKLSEVYLGPFVGGGIEIWFAYVLALVFLLFRPQGLFGEKIIDRV; this is encoded by the coding sequence ATGGCATTCTTTCTGGAAACCTTCATCGGCGGCCTGATGGCCGGCATGCTCTACGCGCTGGTCGCCCTGGGGTTCGTGCTGATCTTCAAGGCCTCGGGCGTCTTCAACTTCGCGCAGGGGGCGATGGTGCTGTTCGCGGCGCTGGCCATGGCGCGCTTTGCCGAGTGGTTCCCCAAGTGGACAGGGATCGACAACGCCATCGTGGCCAACGTGGTGGCCTTCGTCATCGCCGGCGCCATCATGTTCGCGGTGGCTTGGGTTGTCGAGCGGCTGGTGCTGCGCCACCTGGTCAACCAGGAGGGCGCGACGCTCCTGATGGCCACGCTGGGCATCACCTACTTCCTGGAGGGCCTGGGCCAGAGCCTGTTCGGCAGCGACATCTACAAGATCGACGTGGGCATGCCCAAGGACCCGATGTTCATTCTGGAGTCGGTGCTGGAAGGCGGCGTGCTGGTCAGCAAGGAAGACCTGATCGCCGCGCTGATCGCCGCCGTGCTGGTGGTGCTGCTGAGCCTGTTCTTCCAGAAGACCGGCACCGGCCGCGCGCTGCGCGCCGTGGCCGACGACCACCAGGCGGCGCAGTCCATCGGCATCCCGCTCAACCACATCTGGGTCATCGTCTGGTGCGTGGCCGGTGTGGTGGCGCTGGTGGCGGGCGTGATCTGGGGCAGCAAGCTGGGCGTGCAGTTCTCGCTGGCCACCGTGGCGCTGCGCGCGCTGCCGGTGGTGATTTTGGGCGGGCTGACCTCGGTGCCGGGCGCCATCATCGGTGGACTGATCATCGGCGTGGGCGAGAAGCTCTCGGAGGTGTACCTGGGCCCGTTCGTGGGCGGGGGCATCGAGATCTGGTTCGCCTATGTGCTGGCGCTGGTGTTCCTGCTGTTCAGGCCGCAGGGCTTGTTCGGCGAGAAAATCATTGACCGCGTGTGA
- a CDS encoding AMP-dependent synthetase/ligase — translation MTSTFPHLLLRHAADRPQATALREKEYGIWQTWSWQAAAAEVRAMACGLLSLGFQRGQNLALISDNRPHVYMGFLAVQSVGGVPIPLYQDAVAAEMTFVMQDADVTFAFAENQEQVDKLLEVRGTVPGIRHIIYDDPRGLRNYDQPGLISTQQLVARGAEWDRANPGIFEALLGGIGADDVSVILYTSGTTGKPKGVCLTHNSFIGSARGGIEVDRLNPSDDVLSYLPPAWVGDHLFSFAQWMVAGFTINCPESANTVAIDMREIGPSYYFAPPRVFEGMLTSVSIRMEDAARPKRWLFDKCMELARRVGSDILDGKSVGALDRFKYKLADLAIYGPLRNVMGLSRIRVAYTAGAAIGPDLFRFFRSIGINLKQLYGQTETCAYVCLQRDGQVHLDSVGPAAPGIELKIADNGEVLVKGVSVLKEYYKRPDATAEVIDENGYFKTGDAGLIDAQGQLRIIDRAKDVGKMASGAMFAPNYIENKLKFFPHIKEAVCFGNGRAAVCAFINIDYEAVGNWAERQGVPYGGYVDLASKPQVLQLMAECVAKVNADLASEDGMEGTQVARFLVLHKELDPDDDELTRTRKVRRGFIADKYGVLVDALYAGRSEQFIETQVKFEDGRTGSVSATLKLVDAKTYPANARAAA, via the coding sequence ATGACGAGCACGTTCCCTCACCTGCTGCTGCGCCACGCGGCCGATCGCCCCCAGGCGACGGCGCTGCGCGAGAAAGAGTACGGCATCTGGCAGACCTGGAGCTGGCAGGCAGCCGCCGCCGAAGTGCGCGCCATGGCCTGCGGCCTGCTGTCGCTGGGTTTCCAGCGCGGCCAGAACCTGGCGCTGATCAGCGACAACCGCCCGCACGTGTACATGGGCTTTCTGGCGGTGCAGAGCGTGGGCGGCGTGCCCATTCCGCTGTACCAGGATGCCGTGGCCGCCGAGATGACCTTCGTCATGCAGGACGCGGACGTCACCTTCGCCTTCGCCGAGAACCAGGAGCAGGTCGACAAGCTGCTGGAGGTGCGGGGCACCGTGCCCGGCATCCGCCACATCATCTATGACGATCCGCGCGGCCTGCGCAACTACGACCAGCCCGGCCTGATCAGCACGCAGCAACTGGTGGCGCGCGGCGCCGAGTGGGACCGCGCCAACCCCGGCATCTTCGAGGCGCTGCTGGGCGGCATCGGCGCCGATGATGTCTCGGTCATCCTCTACACCTCGGGCACCACCGGCAAACCCAAGGGCGTGTGCCTGACGCACAACTCCTTCATCGGCTCGGCACGCGGCGGCATCGAGGTCGACCGACTGAATCCGTCGGACGACGTGCTGTCGTACCTGCCCCCGGCGTGGGTGGGCGACCACCTGTTCTCGTTCGCGCAGTGGATGGTGGCCGGCTTCACCATCAACTGCCCCGAATCCGCCAACACGGTGGCCATCGACATGCGCGAGATCGGGCCGAGCTATTACTTCGCGCCGCCGCGGGTGTTCGAGGGCATGCTGACCTCGGTGTCGATCCGCATGGAAGACGCTGCCCGCCCGAAGCGCTGGCTGTTCGACAAGTGCATGGAGCTGGCGCGCCGCGTGGGCTCGGACATCCTGGACGGCAAGAGCGTCGGCGCGCTGGACCGCTTCAAGTACAAGCTGGCGGACCTGGCTATCTACGGCCCGCTGCGCAACGTCATGGGCCTGTCGCGCATCCGCGTGGCCTACACGGCGGGCGCGGCCATCGGGCCGGATCTGTTTCGGTTTTTCCGCTCCATCGGCATCAATTTGAAGCAGCTGTACGGCCAGACCGAGACCTGCGCCTACGTGTGCCTGCAGCGCGATGGGCAAGTCCACCTCGATAGCGTGGGGCCGGCGGCGCCCGGCATCGAGCTGAAGATTGCCGACAACGGCGAGGTGCTGGTCAAGGGTGTATCGGTGCTCAAGGAGTACTACAAGCGCCCCGACGCCACGGCCGAGGTGATCGACGAGAACGGCTACTTCAAGACGGGCGATGCCGGCCTGATCGACGCGCAGGGGCAGTTGCGCATCATCGACCGCGCCAAGGACGTGGGCAAGATGGCCAGCGGCGCGATGTTTGCGCCCAACTACATCGAGAACAAGCTCAAGTTCTTCCCCCACATCAAGGAAGCCGTGTGCTTTGGCAACGGCCGCGCGGCGGTGTGCGCCTTCATCAACATCGACTACGAGGCCGTGGGCAACTGGGCCGAGCGCCAGGGCGTGCCCTACGGCGGCTACGTGGACCTGGCGTCCAAGCCGCAGGTGCTGCAACTGATGGCCGAGTGCGTGGCCAAGGTCAACGCCGATCTGGCCAGCGAGGACGGCATGGAGGGCACCCAGGTCGCGCGCTTTCTGGTGCTGCACAAGGAGCTGGACCCGGACGACGACGAGCTCACGCGCACGCGCAAGGTGCGCCGCGGCTTCATCGCCGACAAGTACGGCGTGCTGGTCGATGCGCTGTATGCCGGCCGCAGCGAGCAGTTCATCGAGACACAGGTCAAGTTCGAGGACGGGCGCACCGGCAGCGTGAGCGCCACGCTCAAGCTGGTGGACGCCAAGACCTACCCGGCCAACGCGCGCGCCGCCGCCTGA
- a CDS encoding DUF1840 domain-containing protein: MLYKFKSRSTADVIMLEANGRQLLKIIGKGDEPHGIITVAQIPAAIEALQAAAAAEEAAAREQGQASGEGTDDAAQDGDGQPREAVSLRQRAVPLIDMLRRSAAEDHDVIW, from the coding sequence ATGCTCTACAAATTCAAGTCCCGCTCCACCGCCGACGTCATCATGCTGGAGGCCAATGGCCGTCAGCTGCTGAAGATCATCGGCAAGGGCGATGAGCCGCACGGCATCATCACCGTCGCACAGATTCCCGCCGCCATCGAGGCGCTGCAAGCCGCGGCGGCGGCTGAAGAGGCCGCCGCGCGCGAGCAGGGCCAGGCCAGCGGCGAAGGTACCGACGACGCCGCGCAGGACGGCGACGGCCAGCCACGCGAGGCCGTGAGCCTGCGCCAGCGCGCCGTGCCCCTCATCGACATGCTGCGCCGCAGCGCCGCCGAAGACCACGACGTGATCTGGTGA